In Chrysemys picta bellii isolate R12L10 chromosome 4, ASM1138683v2, whole genome shotgun sequence, the sequence GCTGCACTTTGCTCTGTCTTttctggatagggtgaccagatgtcccaattttatagggacagtcccgatatttggggctttttcgtATATAGGCAACTATTACCGCCCACCcccgttccgatttttcacacttgctgtctggtcaccctacttctggaAGAGAGATTCCATATCTCTTGGATTGCACATGACGCTCCTGGAAATGAGAGTGGTGGGTAGGGACGTGTGCAATGACTTCAAGTCTTTATACGTTCCATCCAAAAAGCTCTACTAGAAGATCTTCAACTACACCTGTACATTGAATTAAATGGCTCACAGAGCTTTTCAGTATTATCCAGAATGCATATCTGCATTTTAGACTGTTGGGAGATAAGACCAGTAACCCTTGTGAGTATCTGCGAAACTACTATATAGGTGTGTGTGGTGATGGAACAGGCCTTCCACTTGGCTTAGTAAGGGGTGCAAACATCCCAGCCTCTTTCATCACAGAAAAGAGGAGTTATAGTTTGATTTGGAAAAAGCAGGGATGCAGGACTGACAGACCCTAAATCATAACCATCAGTGCTGGCACAAGAGGGAACCAAGTGGTTTCTCCTCTTTTATCAGTTAGGAAGGTTAAATGTGGCACCAGGATGTTAAGGAATTTATGTCAACAGAAATACAAGTCAGTGCAAAGAGAACTTGGAGCTTAATGTCGTAAGTTCAGTGAGTTTCCACCCCTAGGCAAGTGGCTGATCAAGGATGGCACTAAAGAATAATATCAGTTGCATTAACGGCAACTGATCATGGGGCTCTGCTCTGGTCAGCTGCTcaaacctccctccctcctccaccccccccccctttctcctgcGACAGCAAAGGAGAGAGTCATTGGCTAGACATCTCTTCTGATATACTATTTCACAAATGCACACTAAAAAGTCCACTCAAATGTTTGAATCCAGCATGCAAAGGCGAAGAGGCGCTCTTACAGGAGGCAGCTGGGGAGCCAGGAAAGGGACCTGCATTCTCTGATGCTACCCACTTCCTCCATCCGTTCCATTACGAGCTCCATTGTAGGAATTGTTGTTTTGCATCTATCACATGGGCGTGTTGATAGTCCTGTTGATATTTGATGCTAGTCCTGGGGCCTGAAATTTTGGAACTGTTCATTGCAGTATTCAGAATTTATCGTATTACCTCCAAACAGATGGTAAAACAGAAATGCTGTTGAGTGTAGGACCTCGCTTCACTTGGCCAAGAATTCGTTGCACTTTATTAAGACCCTCCATCAGGGACCTCTGTGATTTATAAACAGGAATGATATTAGCCCTGTTTTACAGACGGGGACACCAAAGCACAGAGAGggaaggtgacttgcccaaggtcacacagcgtgttagggcagcaccaggaaTAAAACTTAGATGTTCCAGCCAGATGACATAACCACCATCCTTCTTCCCTATAGGTCTAAGGCATGAGGCCTCACTTGCTTTGAGCTACAAAGTAacacagaggtccccaaactgtggggcgcacTCCCATAGGGGGGCATGAACAAACATTCGGGGGGAcatggctggggggaggagggcggagagggAGCGCCACTTAGCTCCACTCCcggccccagctgctggccctgtACCAGGGGCTCCAGTCCCAGTCCCGAGCCCggtgctctgctcccagcacctagCTGCCGGCCCcctgaggtaaaaagtttggggaccgctgGTATAACGAATGACATAAAATACTGGCAGTTCAAGTATGTAATAGATAGACCTCTCCAGAGGGGAGGGCACGCTTCAGGCCAGATTAGATATCGTCATAAGAAATGGTGCTATTGCTGTCTTATACTAGTAACATTACCCACAATGTAGGCTGGGTCCAACAGCTACATAGCTCAGGCCAGCCTCTCTCTGATCAAGCTGCAGCATGACATAGTCTTAGGCCACTTCCCATGCAGATTTAACTCTGGAGTAGTTCTTGGAGGCAGCGGGAAGATTTAAACACATCTGGGATGTCACTGTCcagttttgaaattattttgtaAATGGGTTTCTTCCAGGAGGGGTCAGAGTCCTTCCCTGCCCTGACAGCACTAAAGAACTCCCGCAGGGTCATGCTAGCAACCTCCAGGAAGCGATCAGGGACCTGCAGACAAAGAGAGAGGGAGACttaggaggaggatgggaaggaCTGCTGCACACCCTGCCAAACATACACAAGGAGAGGGAGTTCTTCTGGTCTCCCCCCTGCAGACACAGATACTGGCAGCCTTCCTAGCCCCCCCAGGGGTGGAtacccagctccccagcagctgAACCTCTCTCCAATCTCCCCTCCCAGACAAGTAGCCCAGCTGCTCATTCAGGTTAGCAGGGTGGTTGATTCCCCCAAATAACCTCCACTACTTTCCCATACGGTTCTTCCCAACCAGGTCACAGTTTCATCCTCAGACAGCAAGGGCAGAATTCTGCTATAGTTCCTCCATTTCGTGGAGAAGATCTGGTTAGTCCTGCCCTACAGGGTGATGGGTGAGCACTCGTAATGTTCCCACATAAGGAGCCTGTGATTCAGCGCTAAGCGGACATACAGCTCAGACTGCCCCCTCTGAGTCGATGGTGATTCCCATGAGGGCTGTAAGATGGCAGGTTGTCCCAGAGTACATAAGGGACTGGCCAGAGTCCAGCCCTTCACATCTCAGGAGAGTTAAAGCTTCCGCGAAGAAAGTCAGAGTTTCATCTCGGCACGTGGGGGTGACAAGTCCCTCCTGAGACTTGGACACTTGGTGACCATGGAGATGGGCACTGGATAAGAATACAGATAATTGGATGGAGAGGTCTGATCAAGCAGAGTAAGcatgggactgggaaccaggaagTCCCAATCCCAGCTGTGACACGACTCCCAATATGtggcctggggcaagtcacttaccctctctgTATTTTGGATTCCCCATCTCTACAATGGGACTAATGCCTCACTCACATTCTTGGAAGCTGTGAGGAGAAATCCAtcaatatttgtaaaatgctttgaagatgACAAGTGTGAAGTATGCATGGGCTGATTTCCCAACAGCCTTTGCAAACAATGGGATCTGCGGGTTTACAGTGCCTGTGAAAATCAGCCCATAAGTGACTTGCCTGCAGTTGTCTTTTTACCATCAAGCCCATAAGTCAAATGATTACAAGCAACGCTGAGCACAAACTCAATTGACTCTGTTACATGTGCTAGtgatgccagaattaaggctgtagGCCCTTAGGCCTGGTTTTTCTGTCCTTTGTAATTATGGTCAGAACATGTTTTCCCCTCTATCCCTTTGCTCTGTGATGGGAGCTAAGGGATGGCACTGATCCCAGCTTGCAGACACGTTGGCTAGATGCACTCCGGGGCACCCCGACATTTCCATCCTGGCTGAGCACAGTCTTACCTCAAAGTCATTCCCCTTGTTATAGTGCATGTTGAGGGCCCTGAAGAGCTCAGAGTCCCGAGAAACCATCAGGTGtttggaatccgtgacttcctcCAAGATGGCTTGTCGGGCAAACTTCTCCATCTGGATGTAGTAAAACTCACGGAAGTTGCTGAACCACTTGATGAGCTGGGAAGTGATGCAGCGGTTGAACTGTGAAAGGACATGCACCAGAGGAACAAGGAAGGGTTAAACATACCCCTGTTCCCATTGGACGCCATGAGAAGGAACCAGATTTcagcaaagaaaataaatgtagaAATCTTAGACACCAAAAATGTGAAAGAACCCATTCAGCTTCCTcaaaaacacaacacacacacacacacacacacggcccccGACAGTTCACATGGGGAatgactgggtgaaattcagtGATCATCTGCCAACAGAGAAGGAAAGATTCtccttgtattttgcctgttcccccttcccctcccccccccccccgcccaccgcatAAGAATAGCTGAAATGCTGCCTTGCACCTGAGACCATGTAATCAATGCAGAGGAATTCTATTCAGGGGTTCAGTGTCGGAGGGGGCAGAATTAATCAGCAAGCTGGGAGGATAGTACAGTCCTGGTACATATGTCACAGATGGTGCCCAGGAATCTTAGCTTGAACTTTCCTTTGATCCATCAGCCCTGGCAAAAGCATCCCATCTAGCCATGCCCCATGTCCTTTACACAGGGATGTGTATGTGCAGCAGGGGTAGCTGGTAAGGCTGCAGAGGACCATCTGGATGCTCATTCCTACCCCGAGATTTTGACCATCCTTTCCTCTGTTCTATCCCCTGCGTACACACACACTTCTTGAAGCAGCTGCTGTCCCTGCACCCGCTCTATCGCTGGCAAGGTGGGGAGAGCCCAATGAAAAGACAGTGCTGCTCAGCCATAAGGGCCGCTAAAGCACATAGAGGACCTACAACATTGTGAGTTCATGCCTTCTAGCGTAAGATAGTGTAACCCAGGGTATTAGGCCAGTAAGCAGTGTTGCCACCCTAGGCGATGTTTCATTAGGCTACTTTTGAAAGGCCTCGATGACAAACAATCTTGAATCTGCAACAGGCAGCTTTTTATGCTACAGTGCGACCCTGCAGTACCCCTACAGAGGGGTAAATTGCAGCGTGCACATAAGTTTGAAGAGGATTATGTTCATGCAAACTGGGCACCTTTTAGTTCACATCTGCAGCGtccacggggggagggagggagagatacTTACACGCAGCATTTTTCTGCGAGCTACAGTTCACATCTTCATACTCTGCACTACAGGGCTCGTGTAGACAAACTCGTAgagccctgctgctccccagtCCCTATCTCTTTGCTGTTATCTGATGGCTGTTTGAATGAGCAGATACTGAGGTGTATGCGCAGCTGGACTAAGTCCGCCTCTCCCGGCCAGCAGAAGCCACATGGCACATGCACCTTGGGAACAGAGCCCTGCTGGCTGTGGTAAAGCAGGGCTTCCTTTTggccagggtgaccagatagcaagtgtgaaaaatggggacactttttttttgaggtggggggtatagttgcctatataagatGAAGCCCCTCAGATCATGACAGTCCCAATAATttcaggacatctggttaccctacttTTGGCTGTGGGATGTCTCCAGTTGGGTGGGGAGGTAGCCAATGGGGAGGCAGCAATGGGGTATAAACCCAGAAGTGGCCTGCGTGCAAGTGAGCAGCCGCTGCCAGTGTTGCCAACCATGGTGATTTCTTTGAAATGGCAAAAATTGGGGCTTTTGGAAGCAAACTGTCTTTTGGTGACTTTTGGGCTACTTTTCACATGCGATCGGCAAAAACAGGAGCTTTGAGGTTGGCAGCACTGCCAGTTGGGCTTGGttggcagcagggctgggttAAGCAGCTGTACCTGGACATCAGGGAAGTAGGTTTTCAACAGAGTGGAGCTGGGGTAGCGAGTGAAGAAGAACATCAGCTTGGCCTTCTTCAGGTGGCCAGGGGTCAGAGCCTCCTGGATTTACCCCAGAGTCAAGGAAAAACTGTTTCCTTTTTGCCTGCACATACAAATCATTGAATTTGCACAAGGCCAGACACTCCTGAGGATGCCTCCAGCATGACCGTCTTTACCTGTGATGTCTCCTCTGCACAGACAACCCACTCTCTGCTGTATGGTAAAGGGGTGATGGAAGAAGGGTGCTTCCTGAGGAATCCCCATCTCAGGGGGTCCTCTAATTATCTGACCCCAATTAAGACTCCACTAGTGAACACTTCTCCCCTTGAAAATCCCAGGAGAGCCGCAGCCAGCAGGAGTCCCCGCCCTGGCTGATGGTAATGTGGACATATGTGGAAAATCTGTTTTCAGTGCCAGGATCATGTGATCACCAAGATTTAAGAGCTGGCCTGAGAATGGGATTGTGAGTCAGGAGtgcttgggttctattcccagctctgtcaccgACATCCTCTCGGCCTGGGGAAAGTCACTCCACCTGTGTGTCTCAGTAGCGTCACATGTGAAATAAAGACATTGATACCATTTACTCTACCTCAGAAGGGAGAGGGATAATATGTTCGTgcgtgtaaagtgctttggaatgtGATgtatatagggttgccaactttctaatcgaaCAAAAACGAAcacccctgtcccgccccttccctgaagccccaccccttctttgaggccctgcccctgcttgctccatccccctcccctctgttgctcactctcccctaccctcactcactttcaccgggatggggcagagagttagggtgcaggaggggggtgagggctccggctgagggtgcgggctctggggtggggctggggatgaggggtgtgggagagggctccgggctggggcaagggttgggggggtgcgggctccaggagggagtttggatgcaggaggggaatccaggctggggcagtgggttggggtgtgggggggtgagggctctgactaggggtgtgggctctggggtggggccagagatgaggggtttggggtgcaggagggggctcagggctggggcagggggttgcaggggtgtgggctccgggagggagtttgggtgcgggagggggttcatgGGGTGGGGGTCCCGGTAGCACTTACCACGGTTCCCAGGAAGCAGatgccaggtccctgcagtccTAGGCGCATAGACCGCCGGagaggctccacatgctgccctcacagctgcaagcgccgcccccacagctcccattggtcgtggtccctggccaatgggagctgcagagctggcacttagGGCGGGGTCAGCGTGCAGAGCCTCCCTGTCTGCCCATGCACTTAGAGGCTGCAAGAAcctggcagctgcttctgggagccgcgtggagctagggcaggcaggcagcctgccttagccccagcccccactgcgctgctgatgggacttttaatgacccagtcagcagtgccagccagagccgccagggtcccttttcaaccaggcattccGGTCCAAAACGGACGGACCCCTGGCAGCCCTAATATTGGATGTGCTGAGCATTAGCACCAAAATGGGCCTTTTGCTAGTCCACTGGACAGTTTTGCTGAAAATCAAATGTGTTCGCTCTGGGTGGGAAGAAAGCTTCAGTCCATGGGCCTGTCCTGGGGAGCACTGGTCACTAatggggtctctgatgggggAGGGAGCTCCGGCAGGCTGAGAACTCTGTCTTCTGCAATGAGAGCTCTCTGAGTCTTGCACGTGAGCAGTGTTAGCTAATAGCGCCACCTTCTGGTCAACCAGGAGTAACAAAAGTGAGCTCTGAATAGAGCCCAGTACAGCCCTCCTGAATGGAGAAGAGGGAGCTTATGTGTTAGGCCTTCAGGAGGGTTCAGATCTGAGACAGCTGATTCTCCTGCCCAGGCTCTGCCAGCACCATGTGAAAGGGGAGCCTCATGACCTGCTTTCTCACAGTAGTACATGAAACCCTGTTAGCTAATCAGCCCCGTACTATCTCTGATTCATGCATGTAGGTGAGGGGGCAACCTTAAGAGCTGCTACTCATGCTTGAGGCTCTAGCTGCTGATCTTTAATGGTCACTAAAGGATATATGGACTGAGGAGAAGGGCACCCCATCCATCACAGTCTGCAGCTCTCCACATTCTGCCTTCCTGGCTGGAAGAAGAGCCAAACTTTCCATTTCAGCGGTGTTAAGGGACATTGGATATTGCTGGTGTCTCATGACTGATGACTTCAATTTGACTGCTCTCCAAGGTAGATCTAGGGACTCTTCAGAAGACCTGTCTGGGGCAATTCTATGAGAGCTGCTGTTCCAATGGCCATTTTGACTGTACTCTAGTAGCTGGCTAAGAATCTGTTTTTCTTGAACTTGAGAAGTCATGACCGAGGGGTGATTCATGTTAGGTACATGGCAGGGTTTTCTAGCCATTCTTGAACTGATCGGGTGAACATGAAAGTCTGGAGACTTATCCATGACTAGCGACAAGGCCTCTGTATGGGCTTCAGTCAGTGAATTTACCAAATGTTGGGAGGAAGCCCCAGGAAGCCATTTTCTGCTGGAATATTCCTCAGCGGCAAAATCCTCTCTTCTGCTGTCTGGTGCTGAGATTAGGAGGCTGTTGTACAGCTGAGCCAGATGGCCTGATGGCTTggacaatatttttttcaaaaccgTGTCCACAGCCTGAGATACCACTGTGGCTAGCTCATGCTTTAATGTCTCAGAAAATGTTCTTTTTTCAGAGGACAGTTCACCCAGATCCCCCATTCTCCTTTCTTCTTCTGACACTTTGTGGCCTTCCATCCCTGAGATGCTCCTccaaagaagagttctgtgttgGTCACTGGTAGCAGCCTGACAGCGTTCATCTAGACTGTCTCCACACTTCCTCTTCAGTAATTGCATAGTCTTCTCCATCCCTTTGTGGCTTTGATCTGCATCACTGAACTCATAAACCTGCAAGAATTTCTCTTGAAGctgcctcagctgctgctgcaaaaCTTGAAGCTGTTCCTTCAGTTGATGGCACTCCTCTGCCTTGGCGCTGCTCCTGCCTCTTCCTGCAAGCTGTGCTACATGTGGGCTTTGCTGCTGGGGAAGCTTCTGCTTTCTCTTGTTCTCCCTGTAGTTCTCGCTTCTTTTCTCCACAGGGCATTCTCTGTCTCTTTCCTCATTGGTACCAGGTGTGGTAGGGTTTGGTGAGAGGCTCATACCTCGGATAATGCTTTCCACTCTGGCCCTCTTAGCTCGTAAGTGTTCATTATAGAACTGGTCTGTGTCACCAAAACTGGAGATTGGAGTGTAGCACATAGGGGAGGCCAGGGTTGGTGTCCCTTCCTTAAAAGATGGGCAGTCCCTGGCTTCCTGGGGTGATTCTGTTGTCTGCGAGGAAGGGAAAAGAAAGTTTGGATCCAGTCCCCTGTTAGCGATTGTCTGGCTGAGGAGTTGTGATATGATGGACACACTGGGGGAAGAGAACAACGAGTCTCTTTGGAGACAGGGCTCTTCTTTCTGCCCACCTGAGTGTCCTGAACTTGAGCTATCCCCATCCTGCTCAGAGACACAGCTCCCATTCATCGTTTTTTCCACTCTTGAAGATGAAGAGCTGACACTCAACAGTTGCCACTCAGCAGTTGTTTTGATGATGGTACTTGTTATACAGGAACACCCTAGGACTTGGGGACTGCTGATGTGCCAGCTGTTTCTGAGAGCTGGAGCTGAGAAAAAAGCAAGAAATGTTACCCAATGAACTCTACTGTGTCAGCTCTCCATTTGTGTGAGAACAGTTCTTCCTCACTGATTCCCTGTGATCGATTCCCTGTGACCTCCCTGCTCAATGGTAACCCACTTCACCCACCAGTGCTGAAAAGCCTCCAGCCAGTTAAAAACATGTCAGCTTACCCGTTATACAATGCAGGAAGCACAAGCACACCTTCCTGGTGCTCTGGACAGTACAAGGGCTCCCCATTCAATATATGATCATTCATGGTTTGGGCCcaggttctctctgcagccacagTAGTTGCGTCCCCAGGAACAGTGGAACTGTCAGCTACAGGAGGCAGAACTTTCTAAGCAGACAGCCTGTAGCTTTGGATTATTCTTCCATGAGAAGTTAAAATGATCACAAATCTCACTGCTGCCTTCCTTGCCAGACTTCccaataaataatattaaatgtCTTATACACCCTTCCCCACAATCCAGAACAAGAGAATCCTAGACAATGTGTGCAACGTAAATGCCTAAAGAGAGACAGAAGATAGGTAGACGGACAGAACAACAAAACAGCATTGATTAGACTACTTGGCAGACCCATGGAATTCTGCAAGGCACTCAGATACAGTTGTGATAGATTTCAGATCCAAACTCTGTTTCAACCAAGCATCAGCCTTGGTAGAGGTTCTCTGAGGTGCCCCTTAGCTCAGgaaagggagctcagggctgtatCCTAGAAGTTCCTCAGCTTGAGGTGGGTGTTGTGGAACTTATGGATACGTTTCAGCTCAGACTGTCCTGACTTTATTCGCATTGCAGAAACCCCCTTCTGAATCACTCTGAAAGGAGAAATCTGACTGCTCCTCTTGAGCCCCGCATCTTTGTGTTTCAGTGCTCACTTGTGCTGTTGAATACATCCAGCATTCAGTGCATCTCTACATCTCACAAGACTTTCCCACATCTGGGACTGTGGCAACTGGAGAATAGACAAGTGCCTAATCTCTCTGTGATGGCCTCACTACTCCATCCTTCCCAGGGTCTGGATACATGAATACTAATGTTCAGAAAGAGACTCTCTGAGGGTTTTACATGTGTTTGCACTATCATCCACATAGTGTAGGACAGGGGACTTTGCCTCTGCCTGAAACATACAGGTATCAGACATTACACTCAACTCAGTTTGAATAGCCAGCTCCTCAGTACACTCATTAGTAGCATATAAATATATCTGAGGCGCTGGGCACAGATGGTGCCTAGTTCTGCCAGCATTGGACATCTGAATGCACCCACAGCCGGGCACAGCTGGTTCCTGAGTAAGATGACTGTCAGCCCTGGGCACCTAGGCATACACACATTCAAGCAGGACTAGTGCTTGGGTAAGAAGGGTCTGATACACACAGACCCAGGTACCACTCAGCATCAGGCTcggaggagctgcagagctggcagtgcTACCCAAAAGTTTCAGTGATCCAGAAGCAGTGACACTCTTTAATGTTGCCTCCAGTTATCAATGTACATTAGAACTAAGGAGTTAAAACAATGGTTTGCATTTTATTTctaggagctttttttttttagaagaaaatgaaaggagTGGGGTAGGGAGGATTAGATGAGCAGAGCATGAGCCATTGACCTGGCAGTTAGGAGTATAAGAACTAACATAGCAGATCAGAGCAGTGCTCCAACTAGCCAGTACCTTGTCTCTGAccgtggccagtaccagatgggtcagaggaagatgcaagaaaccttgTAATGGACAATTACAGAATAACCCACCCATAGGGCTTTTTCCTTTTAACCCTCAGTTCATGGCTGGATTAcatcctgaagcaggagggtttatatTGTGATGATGTATCcaataatgctttatgggaatatgacataactggagtatgttttatgctacatgtgccatgtaacttatctctgtaaaggtcatggtctactgaatctattcatcctatttgtacacatatatcatttttgtacttgaagttatgaatattggctgtatacttgcttgatttctaagtaagctttgtaaggcatttggtcagcttctttagaaaggaatttgcaaagttaagtgcccaatcaagaagcacttaaagAACAATAGATCTTGGAAGgatccaatccacataagaagtctacttgaggacgttcaaggtagcatgtgaaccatggctgctacctgtagttctgagtcatgcatggacatgtgacttgcccatgtgactccaaaactccatcttggacctagactttgcataggagtgaggagggggtctccaccctcaagagaaagtctatttcaACCCCCAGGAGACCCCTctatttggtcttcagctggctaaagagagagcctctccacccccaaagatacctgaaagaaactggaacaaaggacaataactacagggggtgtgagtgattgctggacccagactagcaggagactagtctgtaaaaggaagcttactggaactggtgaggtgttatttgtattaagtttcttagacatagacttgcaagttctattttattttacttggtaattcactttgttctgtctgttactacttgcaaccacttaaatcctactttctgtatttaataaaatcactttttacttattaattaactcagagtatgtgttaatacctggggggaggggcaaacagctgtgcatatctctctatcagtgttatagagggcgaacaatttatgagtttacagatttatttgggtttagaccccattgggagttgggcatctgagtgttaaagacaagaacacttctgtaagctgctttcagttaagtctgcagctttggggcaagtaattcagaccctgggtctgtgttggagcagatgggcatgcctggctcagcaagacagggtgctggggtcccgagctggcaggg encodes:
- the LOC101953821 gene encoding prospero homeobox protein 2; translation: MFFFTRYPSSTLLKTYFPDVQFNRCITSQLIKWFSNFREFYYIQMEKFARQAILEEVTDSKHLMVSRDSELFRALNMHYNKGNDFEVPDRFLEVASMTLREFFSAVRAGKDSDPSWKKPIYKIISKLDSDIPDVFKSSRCLQELLQS
- the LOC112059040 gene encoding prospero homeobox protein 2-like, encoding MNGSCVSEQDGDSSSSGHSGGQKEEPCLQRDSLFSSPSVSIISQLLSQTIANRGLDPNFLFPSSQTTESPQEARDCPSFKEGTPTLASPMCYTPISSFGDTDQFYNEHLRAKRARVESIIRGMSLSPNPTTPGTNEERDRECPVEKRSENYRENKRKQKLPQQQSPHVAQLAGRGRSSAKAEECHQLKEQLQVLQQQLRQLQEKFLQVYEFSDADQSHKGMEKTMQLLKRKCGDSLDERCQAATSDQHRTLLWRSISGMEGHKVSEEERRMGDLGELSSEKRTFSETLKHELATVVSQAVDTVLKKILSKPSGHLAQLYNSLLISAPDSRREDFAAEEYSSRKWLPGASSQHLVNSLTEAHTEALSLVMDKSPDFHVHPISSRMARKPCHVPNMNHPSVMTSQVQEKQILSQLLEYSQNGHWNSSSHRIAPDRSSEESLDLPWRAVKLKSSVMRHQQYPMSLNTAEMESLALLPARKAECGELQTVMDGVPFSSVHISFSDH